Proteins from a genomic interval of Desulfofustis limnaeus:
- a CDS encoding sigma-54-dependent transcriptional regulator, whose protein sequence is MKPLHKVIFIDDEKHIRLANTQTLELADLQVHSYETAEDALPLVDYDWPGVIVCDIRLPGMDGLQFMATVRTIDPDLPVILITGHGDISTAVKAMRDGAYDFIEKPYSSERMVKTVQRALEKRGLTLENRVLRRELEAHSAPGPRIIGKTPEMEALRATIAQIADTGADVLILGETGTGKELVARSLHEQSRRRSKNFVALNCGAVSDSLIESELFGHEAGAFTDAREQRVGKFEYANGGTLFLDEIESMPLRVQVHLLRTLQERTVERLGSNRSILLDLRVVAAAKSDLKLLARQEKFREDLYYRLSVVRLRLPPLRDRREDIPLLFRHFVLVAAHRYQQEAPLPDNSQINALMAYSWPGNVRELRNVAERYVLLGAQHGWQVERLMSGGPIQGDARSLAQQVERFERSLIEQALSASNGSIKKTMDILSIPRKTLSDKMRKYGLDKSDFKD, encoded by the coding sequence ATGAAACCGCTGCATAAAGTTATTTTCATCGACGACGAGAAACATATCCGCCTGGCCAATACGCAGACCCTGGAACTTGCCGATCTGCAGGTCCACAGTTACGAGACGGCGGAGGACGCGTTGCCGTTGGTCGACTATGATTGGCCGGGAGTCATTGTCTGTGACATCAGGCTGCCGGGGATGGATGGTCTGCAGTTCATGGCCACGGTGCGCACCATCGACCCCGATCTGCCGGTAATCCTCATTACCGGGCATGGCGATATATCCACCGCCGTCAAGGCGATGCGTGATGGGGCGTATGATTTTATCGAAAAACCCTACAGCTCCGAACGGATGGTGAAAACGGTGCAGCGGGCGCTGGAAAAAAGGGGATTGACGCTGGAAAACCGGGTGCTGCGCCGCGAGTTGGAGGCACACAGTGCCCCGGGGCCGCGAATCATCGGCAAGACCCCGGAAATGGAGGCCCTGCGGGCCACCATAGCCCAGATTGCCGACACTGGCGCCGATGTGTTGATTCTCGGGGAAACGGGAACCGGCAAGGAACTGGTGGCTCGTTCGCTGCACGAACAGAGCCGCCGGAGATCGAAGAACTTTGTGGCGCTCAATTGCGGTGCGGTCAGCGATTCGCTCATTGAAAGCGAATTGTTCGGTCACGAGGCCGGGGCTTTTACCGATGCCAGGGAACAACGGGTCGGCAAATTCGAGTATGCCAACGGTGGCACCCTCTTTCTTGATGAGATCGAATCAATGCCGTTGCGTGTCCAGGTGCACCTGCTGCGCACCCTTCAGGAGCGCACCGTGGAACGGCTCGGGTCGAATCGCTCCATTTTGCTTGATCTGCGTGTGGTCGCCGCCGCTAAATCAGATCTCAAGCTATTGGCCAGACAAGAGAAATTCAGGGAAGACCTCTATTACCGGCTGAGTGTCGTGCGTTTGCGGTTGCCGCCGCTGCGCGATCGGCGAGAGGATATTCCCTTGTTGTTCCGCCATTTTGTTTTGGTGGCTGCGCATCGTTATCAGCAGGAGGCGCCGTTGCCGGATAACAGCCAGATCAACGCGCTGATGGCCTATTCATGGCCGGGCAATGTCCGCGAACTGCGTAATGTGGCAGAGCGGTATGTCCTTCTGGGTGCTCAACATGGCTGGCAAGTGGAGCGGTTGATGAGCGGCGGACCGATTCAGGGTGATGCGCGCAGCCTCGCCCAGCAGGTGGAGCGGTTTGAACGGAGCCTGATTGAACAGGCGTTGTCGGCCAGCAACGGCTCCATCAAAAAAACTATGGATATCCTCTCCATTCCGCGTAAAACCCTGTCAGACAAAATGCGTAAATACGGCCTCGATAAAAGCGACTTCAAAGACTGA
- a CDS encoding TRAP transporter substrate-binding protein gives MLAIGSAFAAPITIKFAHVVAENTPKGQAANKFRDLVAERMGDKVVVEVFPNSQLFGDDTVLEAMALGDVQLAAPSLSKFDRYTKSLQLYDLPFLFNDMAAAERFQQSEVGNELLMSMADKGLIGLGYIHNGLKQISAHKPLRVPEDAKGLKFRIQASNVLAAQFDALGAMPLKKPFSEVFTLLQTKAIDGQENTWSNMYSQKFFEVQPYITESDHGLIDYLVVTSTEFWEGLPEDLRPEIKKALDDGIAFGNDVAAEKENSDKQRIIDSGRSEVITLTPEQRALWVEAMKPVWQKFEEEIGKDLIDAAYAANQQ, from the coding sequence ATGCTGGCGATCGGTTCGGCGTTTGCGGCCCCGATCACCATCAAGTTTGCCCATGTGGTGGCCGAGAATACACCGAAAGGCCAGGCTGCCAACAAATTCCGCGACCTGGTTGCCGAGCGGATGGGCGATAAGGTGGTGGTGGAGGTATTTCCCAACTCCCAGCTGTTTGGCGACGACACCGTCCTCGAAGCCATGGCCCTTGGCGATGTTCAGTTGGCCGCTCCGAGTCTGTCGAAGTTCGACCGCTACACCAAATCACTGCAGTTGTACGATCTGCCCTTCCTGTTTAATGACATGGCCGCTGCCGAGCGTTTTCAACAGAGCGAGGTCGGCAATGAGTTGTTGATGTCCATGGCTGACAAGGGGTTGATCGGTCTTGGTTATATTCACAACGGGCTCAAGCAGATCTCCGCCCACAAGCCGCTGCGGGTTCCTGAAGATGCGAAAGGGCTCAAATTCCGCATCCAGGCCTCCAATGTGTTGGCTGCTCAGTTCGATGCTCTCGGCGCCATGCCGCTGAAAAAGCCGTTCTCCGAGGTCTTCACGCTGCTGCAGACCAAGGCCATCGACGGTCAGGAGAATACCTGGTCGAATATGTACTCGCAGAAGTTCTTCGAGGTGCAGCCCTACATCACCGAGTCCGACCATGGTCTGATCGATTATCTGGTTGTTACCTCCACCGAGTTCTGGGAAGGGCTGCCCGAAGACCTGCGGCCGGAGATCAAGAAAGCCCTCGACGACGGTATCGCCTTCGGTAACGACGTGGCAGCTGAAAAGGAAAACAGCGACAAGCAGCGGATCATCGACTCTGGACGGTCCGAGGTCATCACGCTGACCCCTGAACAGCGTGCCCTGTGGGTCGAGGCCATGAAACCGGTGTGGCAGAAGTTTGAGGAAGAAATCGGCAAGGATCTGATCGACGCCGCTTACGCAGCTAATCAGCAGTAA
- a CDS encoding LL-diaminopimelate aminotransferase, producing MITINEHYKKLQASYLFSDIARRVATYQQNHPDQRIIKLGIGDVTKPLPPACIQAFHQAVEEMGKEETFRGYGPEQGYPFLREAIAAQDFQARGADIAADEIFISDGAKCDTGNIQEIFGTDIVIAIPDPVYPVYLDTNVMAGRTGVYRDGRYDGIVYLESRKDNQFIPDLPQTPVDLIYLCFPNNPTGSTISREALQVWVDYARQNKALILFDAAYEAFIRDPALPKSIYELPGAREVAIEFRSFSKSGGFTGTRCAYTVVPKDCRAFDHQGNEQPVHPLWNRRHSTKFNGVSYPVQRAAAALYTDEGKKQAATLVDYYMGNAALIRSEITALGYDCVGGDHSPYIWIDSRTDSWQFFDRLLEQAGVVCTPGSGFGRCGAGYIRLSAFNSRENVEQALQRIRESLS from the coding sequence GCCAGGCGAGTCGCTACCTACCAGCAGAATCACCCGGATCAGCGCATCATCAAGCTGGGTATCGGAGATGTGACCAAGCCGCTGCCGCCCGCCTGCATCCAAGCCTTCCACCAGGCGGTTGAGGAGATGGGCAAAGAGGAGACTTTTCGCGGTTACGGGCCGGAACAGGGCTATCCGTTTCTGCGCGAGGCGATTGCCGCCCAGGATTTTCAGGCTCGCGGAGCAGACATTGCGGCCGACGAGATTTTCATCAGCGATGGGGCGAAATGTGATACCGGCAACATCCAGGAAATCTTCGGAACCGACATCGTCATCGCCATCCCCGACCCGGTCTATCCGGTGTATCTGGACACCAACGTCATGGCCGGGCGAACCGGCGTCTACCGCGACGGACGGTATGATGGCATCGTCTACCTGGAGTCCCGCAAGGACAATCAGTTCATCCCGGACCTGCCCCAGACCCCCGTCGACTTGATTTACCTCTGCTTTCCCAACAACCCGACCGGTTCCACCATCTCCCGTGAGGCCTTGCAGGTCTGGGTCGACTATGCTCGGCAAAACAAGGCGTTGATCCTGTTCGATGCTGCCTACGAGGCGTTTATCAGAGATCCGGCGCTGCCCAAATCCATCTATGAACTCCCGGGTGCCCGGGAGGTTGCCATTGAGTTCCGCAGTTTTTCTAAAAGCGGCGGCTTTACCGGCACACGCTGTGCTTACACGGTGGTGCCCAAGGACTGCCGTGCCTTCGATCACCAGGGCAACGAACAACCGGTCCATCCGCTGTGGAACCGGCGCCATAGCACCAAGTTCAACGGCGTTTCCTATCCCGTGCAACGAGCGGCAGCCGCTCTCTATACGGACGAAGGCAAAAAACAGGCGGCCACACTGGTTGATTACTACATGGGAAACGCGGCGCTGATCCGCTCGGAGATCACTGCTCTGGGATACGATTGCGTAGGCGGCGACCACTCTCCCTATATCTGGATCGACAGCCGCACCGACTCCTGGCAGTTTTTTGATCGTCTTCTGGAACAGGCCGGGGTGGTCTGCACCCCCGGCTCAGGATTCGGCCGCTGCGGCGCCGGCTATATACGGCTCTCGGCCTTCAATTCCCGGGAAAATGTGGAGCAGGCTCTGCAGCGGATCAGGGAGTCCTTGAGCTGA
- the ispH gene encoding 4-hydroxy-3-methylbut-2-enyl diphosphate reductase, with product MDVVLASPRGFCAGVVRAIETVKLTLQVQGAPVYVLHEIVHNRHVIAELEQLGARFVKNLGDIPQGASCIFSAHGVSAETERKAAALGLQTIDATCPIVTGIHRLVEKYYGQGYDVVIIGHHGHPEVVGTAGRVERRVHVVASEEEARELVVADPDRVAYVTQTTLSQYDVAAIRSILVQRFPGIKGPAQSNICYATQNRQDAVRQLAERADVIFVVGSKNSSNSNRLQEVASGAGSRSYLIDDRDDLQADWLIGAQTVGITAGASAPERLVEGVLDWLGEQAIIISVSEFFGKDEHISFKPAKPYQ from the coding sequence ATTGATGTGGTCCTGGCCTCGCCGCGCGGTTTCTGCGCCGGCGTGGTGCGGGCCATTGAAACGGTAAAACTGACGCTGCAGGTGCAAGGGGCGCCGGTCTACGTGCTCCACGAGATCGTGCATAACCGCCACGTCATCGCCGAACTGGAGCAGTTAGGCGCCCGTTTTGTCAAGAACCTGGGCGATATTCCCCAAGGGGCAAGCTGCATCTTCAGCGCCCACGGCGTCTCGGCAGAGACGGAGCGCAAGGCTGCCGCACTCGGCCTGCAGACCATCGATGCCACCTGTCCGATCGTGACCGGGATTCATCGGCTCGTGGAGAAATACTACGGCCAGGGCTATGATGTGGTGATTATCGGTCATCACGGCCACCCGGAGGTGGTCGGGACGGCCGGTCGAGTCGAGAGACGGGTGCACGTGGTGGCCAGCGAAGAGGAAGCCCGGGAACTGGTGGTGGCCGATCCCGATCGGGTGGCCTATGTTACCCAGACAACCTTGAGCCAGTACGACGTCGCCGCCATCAGATCGATTCTCGTCCAACGCTTCCCCGGGATCAAGGGGCCGGCCCAGTCGAATATCTGTTACGCCACCCAGAATCGGCAGGATGCCGTGCGCCAACTGGCCGAGCGTGCCGATGTGATCTTCGTGGTCGGCTCGAAAAACAGCTCCAACTCGAACCGGCTGCAGGAGGTGGCTTCCGGCGCCGGCAGTCGCAGCTACCTGATCGACGATCGGGATGACCTGCAAGCGGATTGGCTTATCGGGGCGCAGACGGTTGGCATTACCGCCGGCGCCTCGGCCCCGGAACGGCTAGTGGAAGGGGTGCTCGATTGGCTTGGCGAGCAGGCGATCATCATCTCGGTATCCGAGTTTTTCGGCAAGGATGAGCACATCAGCTTCAAACCCGCCAAGCCCTATCAATAA
- a CDS encoding TRAP transporter small permease: protein MFLRVLSKIEEGIIAFFLVSMTLLVFIDVVMRFGFSKAWIWSQELTLHLCAWMVLFGASYCLKLGAHIGMDAFVKLFPRLGRKIFTAIGCVLSLVYCGLIIYGAWIYLGKMKKLGISLEDLRFIPTWVAHSILLIGFVFLGIRLLTLLWSVAFGSTEVFRDSDEAQESMEIVEQLRGEEGKA from the coding sequence ATGTTCTTGAGAGTGTTAAGTAAAATTGAAGAAGGGATCATCGCCTTTTTTCTGGTCTCCATGACCCTGCTGGTGTTCATCGATGTGGTCATGCGCTTCGGCTTCAGCAAAGCGTGGATCTGGTCGCAGGAACTGACCTTGCATTTGTGTGCCTGGATGGTCCTGTTCGGGGCCTCGTACTGTTTGAAGCTGGGTGCCCATATCGGCATGGATGCGTTCGTCAAGCTGTTCCCGCGGCTGGGGCGCAAGATCTTCACCGCGATCGGCTGCGTGTTGAGTCTGGTCTACTGCGGTCTGATCATCTACGGTGCGTGGATCTATCTCGGCAAGATGAAAAAGCTCGGCATCAGCCTGGAAGACCTGCGTTTCATCCCGACCTGGGTGGCTCACAGCATCCTGTTGATCGGTTTTGTTTTTCTTGGCATCAGGCTGCTGACCCTGCTCTGGTCGGTCGCTTTCGGCAGTACCGAGGTATTTCGTGACTCCGATGAAGCACAGGAGAGCATGGAGATTGTCGAGCAGTTGAGAGGAGAGGAGGGCAAGGCATGA
- a CDS encoding TRAP transporter large permease, with translation MTTAALFIILFACMLIGMPIALALGLSSITTILFFSNDSLASISLKLLEAMSKHYTLLAIPFFILSSAFLSTGGVAKRIIRFATSLVGHIKGGVAMASVVACMIFAAVSGSSPATVAAIGSICIGGMIKIGYPQSFGAGVIGTAGTLGILIPPSIVMLVYSAATEVSAARMFMAGFLPGLFVGLVLMIVIYVYAHIRKLPSLPFAGFKEIFLSGWSALGGLMLIIIVLGSIYGGIASPTEAAAVSAVYAFGVACFGYRDMGPMKKQPWFKPGESYPTALIRNTWQMTTALPRCVFDKDVNKVLMDASRVSIMLLFIIANAMLFAHVLTTERIPHHIASIIVELGLSPWMFLVVVNLLLLAAGNFMEPSAILLIMAPILFPIALQLGIDPIHLGIVMVVNMEIGMLTPPVGLNLFVLSGITGNSMGWAIRAALPWLLIMLLCLIVITYVPQISLFLPEYIDKLKGF, from the coding sequence ATGACCACCGCTGCATTGTTTATCATTTTGTTCGCCTGCATGCTTATTGGCATGCCGATCGCTTTGGCACTCGGTCTCTCCAGCATCACGACCATCCTGTTTTTTTCAAACGATTCGCTGGCGTCGATTTCTCTGAAATTGTTAGAGGCCATGTCGAAACATTACACCCTGTTGGCCATCCCGTTTTTCATCCTGTCGTCGGCCTTTTTGTCCACCGGTGGCGTGGCCAAACGCATCATCCGCTTTGCCACCAGCCTGGTCGGCCATATTAAGGGTGGGGTGGCCATGGCCTCGGTTGTGGCCTGCATGATCTTTGCCGCCGTTTCCGGCTCGTCGCCGGCCACTGTCGCCGCCATTGGCAGCATCTGCATCGGCGGCATGATCAAGATCGGTTATCCGCAGAGTTTCGGCGCCGGTGTTATCGGTACAGCCGGCACCCTGGGGATCCTGATCCCGCCCTCCATCGTCATGCTCGTCTATTCGGCAGCCACCGAGGTGTCGGCCGCCCGGATGTTCATGGCCGGTTTTCTGCCCGGCCTGTTCGTCGGTCTCGTTTTGATGATCGTTATTTACGTCTATGCCCATATAAGAAAATTGCCGAGTCTTCCGTTTGCCGGCTTCAAAGAGATTTTTCTTTCCGGCTGGAGTGCCCTTGGCGGTTTGATGCTGATTATTATCGTCCTCGGATCCATCTACGGTGGTATCGCCAGCCCCACCGAAGCGGCCGCCGTGTCCGCCGTCTATGCCTTTGGCGTGGCCTGTTTCGGCTATCGCGACATGGGCCCGATGAAGAAACAGCCCTGGTTCAAACCCGGTGAGTCCTACCCGACGGCCCTGATCCGCAATACCTGGCAGATGACGACAGCCCTGCCTCGGTGCGTTTTCGACAAGGACGTCAACAAGGTACTGATGGATGCCTCGCGAGTGAGCATCATGCTGCTGTTCATCATCGCCAACGCCATGCTCTTCGCCCATGTGTTGACCACCGAGCGTATCCCGCACCATATCGCCTCGATTATCGTCGAACTCGGTTTGTCGCCCTGGATGTTCCTGGTGGTCGTCAACCTGCTGCTGCTGGCCGCCGGCAATTTCATGGAGCCGTCGGCGATCCTGCTGATCATGGCCCCGATCCTCTTTCCCATTGCCTTGCAGCTCGGCATCGACCCGATTCATCTGGGCATCGTCATGGTCGTCAATATGGAGATCGGTATGTTGACCCCGCCGGTGGGCCTCAACCTCTTCGTCTTGTCGGGAATAACCGGCAATTCCATGGGGTGGGCGATTCGCGCGGCTTTACCTTGGCTGCTGATCATGCTCCTCTGTTTGATCGTCATCACCTACGTACCGCAGATTTCCCTGTTCCTTCCGGAGTACATCGACAAACTGAAGGGCTTCTGA
- a CDS encoding universal stress protein yields the protein MLPEFKTILYASDLGEHTRPVFRTAQSLARKYEANIIMVHVVEPMTATVQAVVETYLTEVDAKKVFQDNMRSVLQTMKARLKKFCDEELKSQNLQEIRVKEMLVISGRPSEEIIKAAQKHKADLIVMGKSTRRIFGTDIVGSTARRVPRYSTIPVVIVPNN from the coding sequence ATGTTGCCGGAATTCAAAACGATTTTGTATGCCAGTGATCTCGGTGAGCATACCCGGCCGGTATTTCGGACGGCCCAGAGTCTTGCCCGAAAATATGAGGCAAATATTATCATGGTGCACGTGGTCGAACCGATGACGGCGACCGTCCAGGCGGTGGTGGAGACCTACCTGACCGAGGTGGATGCAAAAAAAGTGTTTCAGGACAACATGCGGTCGGTGTTGCAGACCATGAAGGCTCGACTCAAGAAGTTTTGTGACGAAGAATTGAAGAGTCAGAATCTTCAGGAGATCAGGGTCAAGGAGATGCTTGTCATCAGCGGCCGACCCAGTGAGGAAATCATCAAGGCCGCGCAGAAACACAAGGCCGATCTGATCGTCATGGGCAAATCGACGCGCCGCATCTTCGGCACCGATATCGTCGGGTCCACGGCCCGGCGGGTACCGCGTTACTCCACCATTCCGGTGGTGATCGTACCGAACAACTGA